The following coding sequences are from one bacterium BMS3Abin14 window:
- a CDS encoding long-chain-fatty-acid--CoA ligase FadD15, with amino-acid sequence MENTVVRMVDARVEQYGEGTVMERKVDGSWQPVSWKDLSKAYREVARGLACLGFKRGDRIAILSENRPEWAFADLGILAMGGIDIPFYWTLTPAQLEYILLDCTAGAIFVSNLEYLDKILKIRLGLPELKMIICFDPVPEDRLAHDVITLDDLLARGCEAMPEIWESLGRSIAEGGAHDPATIIYTSGTTGEPKGVMLTHDNFLSNVRQVLEVIKIGDTDTCLSFLPLSHVFERLAYYLFLYTGCKIVYAESIDQLIPNMGEVKPTILVSVPRVYEKAYGRILDRVRESSLIKRLIFVTSLSVGQEVSRRLQAGKELSGWLRFQQKFADRLVFFKLRQTFGGRIRLMISGGAPLSKRIAEFFHAAGLIILEGYGLTETSPVISANDLERLRFGSVGHPLPGVEVRIADDGEIQVRGPNVMKGYFNRPSDTAEAIDGDGWFSTGDLGHIDNDGYLVITGRKKSIIVTAGGKNIAPSLVENALCADKFISQAFVYGDRRKYISALIAPDWERVENYAKEHRIEFSSRRELCDNSRIRELLQGRIDSAQVDLSPVEQIKRFKIMEREFSQDKGEVTPTLKLRRKQITSRFWKDLESLYDD; translated from the coding sequence GTGGAAAATACCGTTGTCAGGATGGTTGACGCCCGGGTTGAACAGTACGGTGAGGGGACCGTCATGGAGCGGAAAGTCGATGGGTCCTGGCAGCCTGTCTCCTGGAAGGATCTGTCGAAGGCCTACCGTGAGGTTGCGCGCGGCCTCGCTTGTCTGGGTTTCAAGAGGGGCGATCGCATAGCGATCCTCTCCGAAAATCGCCCTGAGTGGGCCTTTGCCGACCTCGGTATACTTGCCATGGGCGGGATTGACATCCCGTTCTACTGGACCCTCACACCCGCACAGCTCGAGTATATCCTCCTGGACTGCACGGCAGGAGCTATCTTCGTATCCAACCTTGAGTATCTGGATAAGATTCTCAAGATAAGGCTCGGACTCCCCGAGTTGAAGATGATCATCTGTTTCGATCCGGTGCCCGAGGACAGGCTTGCCCATGATGTTATCACCCTGGATGATCTGCTTGCCAGGGGCTGTGAAGCAATGCCCGAGATCTGGGAGTCCCTCGGCCGGTCCATCGCTGAGGGGGGCGCCCATGACCCGGCAACGATCATCTACACATCCGGGACCACAGGCGAGCCCAAAGGGGTCATGCTGACGCATGACAATTTCCTTTCCAACGTGAGGCAGGTCCTGGAAGTGATCAAGATCGGGGACACCGACACCTGCCTTTCCTTCCTTCCTCTGTCCCACGTGTTCGAAAGGCTGGCCTACTATCTGTTCCTGTACACAGGATGCAAGATCGTCTATGCCGAAAGTATAGATCAGTTGATCCCCAACATGGGGGAGGTCAAACCGACGATCCTGGTCAGCGTCCCCAGGGTCTACGAGAAAGCCTACGGTCGGATCCTCGACCGCGTGAGGGAAAGCTCTCTGATAAAGAGGCTGATCTTCGTCACCTCTTTGAGCGTCGGCCAGGAGGTCAGCCGGCGCCTGCAGGCGGGAAAGGAGCTCAGTGGCTGGCTCCGTTTCCAGCAGAAGTTCGCCGACCGGCTGGTCTTTTTCAAGCTCAGGCAGACCTTCGGCGGCCGGATTCGACTCATGATCTCGGGCGGCGCCCCGCTTTCCAAACGGATCGCGGAGTTTTTCCACGCTGCCGGGCTCATCATCCTGGAGGGCTACGGACTGACGGAAACATCCCCCGTCATATCAGCCAACGATCTGGAGAGGCTCAGGTTCGGTTCCGTGGGACACCCCCTCCCGGGGGTGGAGGTCCGCATTGCGGATGACGGGGAGATCCAGGTCAGGGGTCCCAACGTGATGAAGGGCTATTTCAACCGGCCGTCCGACACGGCTGAAGCCATCGACGGGGATGGGTGGTTTTCCACGGGAGACCTCGGGCACATCGACAACGATGGGTACCTGGTCATCACGGGCCGGAAGAAGAGCATCATTGTCACCGCCGGCGGAAAGAACATTGCTCCTTCCCTCGTCGAGAATGCCCTTTGCGCGGACAAGTTTATCAGCCAGGCCTTCGTCTACGGCGACCGGCGGAAGTATATCTCAGCGCTCATAGCGCCGGACTGGGAGAGGGTGGAGAACTACGCGAAGGAGCACAGGATAGAGTTTTCGTCGCGCCGCGAACTTTGTGACAATTCCCGAATCAGGGAGCTGCTGCAGGGGAGGATCGACTCTGCCCAGGTGGACCTGTCCCCGGTGGAGCAGATCAAACGGTTCAAGATCATGGAAAGGGAGTTTTCCCAGGATAAGGGCGAGGTGACCCCGACGCTGAAGCTGAGGCGCAAGCAGATCACCAGCCGATTCTGGAAGGACCTGGAATCGCTGTACGACGACTAG